From one Lycium barbarum isolate Lr01 chromosome 6, ASM1917538v2, whole genome shotgun sequence genomic stretch:
- the LOC132600480 gene encoding zinc finger protein ZAT5, giving the protein MEVCQNFPDRLCAFKGKRTKRSRPSSPLNIAGTTVTTTSSSTAGGSDDAGGSGGRGDFYNNSTIQYSPTTSTTQISTTSTEEDEDMANCLILLAQSGCSKKVQVVSEVKKEKISSRKFAEMTTSTTGKAGFYVYECKTCNRTFPSFQALGGHRASHKRSKTIVDEKKSVTVSATATDTASAGAAADDDLHDDHHHLVNDQEQGRLNKTNASLSNQIAANNSSKAKIHECLICGAEFSSGQALGGHMRRHRPPTTTTPTTNTKISMNSTHLETTSNVSESSSSHDEKSTRNILSLDLNLPAPPEDDHKFEQSLVFATAPLVDCYY; this is encoded by the coding sequence ATGGAAGTTTGTCAAAATTTCCCCGATCGCTTGTGCGCTTTCAAAGGAAAGCGCACTAAGCGATCTAGGCCGTCGTCCCCTCTTAATATAGCGGGGACGACGGTCACTACTACTAGCTCATCGACCGCTGGAGGGAGCGATGACGCTGGTGGTAGTGGTGGTAGAGGTGATTTTTACAATAATTCAACAATTCAATATTCACCAACCACTTCTACTACTCAAATATCAACAACTAGCACAGAGGAAGATGAAGATATGGCCAATTGCTTAATTCTATTAGCACAAAGCGGATGTAGCAAGAAAGTACAAGTTGTAAGTGAAGTTAAAAAGGAGAAAATCAGCAGCAGGAAATTTGCAGAAATGACCACTAGTACAACTGGAAAAGCTGGTTTTTATGTCTATGAGTGCAAAACTTGTAACAGAACTTTCCCTTCATTTCAAGCACTTGGTGGCCATAGAGCAAGTCATAAAAGGTCCAAAACCATAGTGGATGAGAAAAAATCTGTCACTGTCAGTGCAACTGCCACTGACACTGCTAGCGCTGGTGCTGCTGCTGATGATGATTTACATGATGATCATCATCATCTAGTGAACGATCAAGAACAAGGGCGACTCAATAAAACTAATGCATCTCTTTCAAATCAGATAGCCGCCAACAACAGCAGCAAAGCCAAAATCCACGAGTGTTTAATTTGTGGGGCGGAGTTTTCATCAGGGCAAGCTTTAGGTGGTCATATGAGAAGACACAGACCACCTACGACGACAACTCCTACTACAAACACTAAGATTTCGATGAATTCTACGCATCTTGAGACAACAAGCAATGTTTCCGAATCATCTTCATCCCATGATGAAAAGTCTACAAGAAATATTTTGTCTCTTGACCTTAATTTGCCAGCGCCACCAGAAGATGATCACAAGTTTGAACAAAGTCTTGTCTTCGCCACTGCTCCTTTGGTGGATTGCTATTACTAA